The segment CACGTCGCGCTGGCTGCCGCCGGCCTCGCCGATCGGGAACAGGGTGTGGACCGCGGGCGAGAGTTCGCGTTTCTCGGACTTCTCGGGTCGACCCATTCGTCCCCCGATCCGGGTCGGCGCGCGCTCGCGGAGCGAAAAGGGCGCGACCTCGCGGGCGGCCTTCATGGCGTTCGGCCACTCGTGGGCCGCCGTCGAGAGGGACTCCCAGGTGCGTTCGAGCCCCTCGTCGATACCCAGCGACCGCACCAGCGCCGCGGAGTTCGGGATCCGAAGCGCGTCGCCGGCCTGGGAGTGGGGGACCAGGAGGTCTTCGAGCGTTTCACGGACCTCGGGGAGCGGTTCGAGCGCCAGCATCCCCTCGACGTACTCGCCCGCGACGACCGCTTCGGCGAGGCTCTCGAACGCCTCGACCGAGATGTCGTGCCAGCAGTAGGTGTACTGGGGATGGAGCGGCGCGTCGTACTCGGTGGCCCACTCGATGGCCTCGCTCGGTGAGGGTTCTCCGAGGTCGACCCGGGGTGAATCCCGGAGCGCCCTGACGTCCGCCCCGGTCGCCTCGAACTCCTGGATCCACCACTCGTACGTGTACGACGCGGGCGCGAGCGGGTGGTTGTTCTCGACGAACTCCCCGTAGTTCACGAGGTACTCCCCGAGGTCGAGGATCGCCTCGACGCCGTTCCGGCATTCGAGGGCGTCCTCGGGGTCGTCGATCCGCCGAACCTCGCCGTTCGCCAACCTGACCGTCGGGCCCTCGATCGAGTCCACCGGCACGACCCCGGCGGCCTTCCCCGGTCGCTCGGTCTTCAGCTGGGTGCCCGTCGCGAGGAAGTCGTCCACGAGGTGCATCGTCGCGGGGTGGACCCCGGCGGTCGCGAACCCGTTGTTCCGCGAGCGGCCGTACCGGAGCCGGAACCCGCCGGGCCGGCTCGGATGGCCGAACACCGGCCGGCCGGCGATCAGATCCCGGAGGTATTTGCCCGCGGCGTCGGGACGAACCGGCCCAGTGGGTTCGTCTTCGACCTCCTCGGCCTCACTCTCGTCCGTCCCGTCCCCGGCCGGCTCCGCCGACTCGCTCCCCGCCGGTTCGTCGTGACCCTCGTCCTCCCCGATGGTGCCCGCGATGAGGTCGTCGAGCCACGGCCAGTCGACCTCGTCGAGTTCGGCGGTGTAGCGCTCGATCTTCGGGGCCTTCTGGGCGATCCCCTCCGCGAGCACGAGACACATCCCGCCGCGGGGGTTGTTGGTGCCGACCCGTTCGAGGTCCCGGAAGCCCGAGACCTCCTCCTGGCCGGTCGCCTCGCCGTCGAGCATCACGGGGCAGTTCTCGGCGATGAACTTCGTCTCCTCGTCCTTCGGGGAGTACTGGAGACCCGTCTCCGAGTCGTAGAGGTCGATCTCCTCGGCGTAGCGTTCGACCTCCTCCTCGCGGGCCTCGTAGGCACCGAGCCCGAGCAGCGCCCGGGTGTAGTCGGCCACGAGCACCGAGAGCGCCTGTGCCGTCCCCCCGGCCGACCGGATCGGGCCCGCGTAGAACACCCGCACGAACTGCGTTCCGTCGGGGTTGTCGGCCAGCTCCACGCGGTCGATACCCTCGATGGGTGCGGCGACCACACCTTCCGTGAGGAGCGCGACGGCGGTCCGAACCGCGCCCTCGATGGTTCCCGCCTGTGTCTCGTAGTCCCCAACTCGACCCTCGGCGAAGTCCTCGGCGAGTTCGAGCGCGGCCTCCTCGCGGCTCATCTGGCCTTCGAGTTCACGTACCCGGTCGGCGACGCCCTCGATGCCGAGGATGTTCTCCACTCGGTCGGCCATGTCCTTCGCGACCGGGATCTCGACCTCCGGGGTCGGGTCGCCCCCCATCCCGCGCGCGGTCTCGGCGACCCCGAGCGCCTCGTCGAGACCGGACTCGAGCCGCTCGAAGTAGTGCTCGTCCTCCGGCCGCATCAGCGCCGTCGACCCTCGTGCCGACGTTTCTCCACACCATCGGGACCCGCGCGAACCCAGCCGAGCGGCGAACCGTTCATAGCCACGAGTCGGCCGGCGGCGGCAAAAACCTTCACCTCCGTGCGAGCGCCGACACCGCGGGAACGATCCTTCGA is part of the Halococcus hamelinensis 100A6 genome and harbors:
- a CDS encoding DNA polymerase II large subunit, whose translation is MRPEDEHYFERLESGLDEALGVAETARGMGGDPTPEVEIPVAKDMADRVENILGIEGVADRVRELEGQMSREEAALELAEDFAEGRVGDYETQAGTIEGAVRTAVALLTEGVVAAPIEGIDRVELADNPDGTQFVRVFYAGPIRSAGGTAQALSVLVADYTRALLGLGAYEAREEEVERYAEEIDLYDSETGLQYSPKDEETKFIAENCPVMLDGEATGQEEVSGFRDLERVGTNNPRGGMCLVLAEGIAQKAPKIERYTAELDEVDWPWLDDLIAGTIGEDEGHDEPAGSESAEPAGDGTDESEAEEVEDEPTGPVRPDAAGKYLRDLIAGRPVFGHPSRPGGFRLRYGRSRNNGFATAGVHPATMHLVDDFLATGTQLKTERPGKAAGVVPVDSIEGPTVRLANGEVRRIDDPEDALECRNGVEAILDLGEYLVNYGEFVENNHPLAPASYTYEWWIQEFEATGADVRALRDSPRVDLGEPSPSEAIEWATEYDAPLHPQYTYCWHDISVEAFESLAEAVVAGEYVEGMLALEPLPEVRETLEDLLVPHSQAGDALRIPNSAALVRSLGIDEGLERTWESLSTAAHEWPNAMKAAREVAPFSLRERAPTRIGGRMGRPEKSEKRELSPAVHTLFPIGEAGGSQRDVSEAADHDHEGTRGAVPVQVGRRECVDCDTRTYETRCPDCGSLTEPRYECPDCEIEVEPDESGRAECPRCEGEATPTEWRVVNIRDEYESALREVGERENAFDILKGVKGLTSELKTPEPMEKGVLRAKHGVSAFKDGTIRYDMTDLPVTSVKPAELDVSVEQFRELGYHEDMQGDPLRHDDQLVELRVQDVVLSDGAAEHLLKTADFVDDLLTQYYGLDPFYGFDDRDDLVGELVFGMAPHTSAAVVGRVIGFTSAAVGYAHPYFHASKRRNCDGDEDCVMLLMDGLLNFSKAYLPDKRGGRMDAPLVMSSRIDPSEIDDEAHNMDVVDSYPKEFYEATLEMADPGAVDIEIAEANVGTDEEYTGFRHTTETSNLALGPALSAYKTLGSMTDKMDAQLELARKLRAVDETDVAERIIEYHFLPDLIGNLRAFSRQKTRCLDCGTKYRRMPLSGECRECGGRVNLTVHEGSVKKYIGTATRVAEEYDCRDYTKQRLEVLEMTLESVFENDKNKQSGIADFM